The Lacticaseibacillus rhamnosus DNA window TGAAAAGTGGCTCCAGACCTTTGAGGTAAGCAGAGGCGCCCATTTTCAGTGCTACTTGAGCAAACCAGATGTTGTCGGAGTTAACCAAGGCCTGGGTCATGTTTTCCGGGCCGGCGTCAACGGTGCGGGTTACTTTGTAGTCGCCCCACGAACTATCTTTTTGCCATTTGAGACCGGAGATAGATTTGGTTGTGTCAGGGGTGATGGTTTTGTTTTGCAGGGCAATCGCAGCCGTTAGCATTTTAAAAGTGGAACCCGGTGCGTACCGTTGGGTGAACCGGCTGAGGAATGGTAGCTCGGTGTTGTTGGCGTATTTGTCATAGTTGGTTTGACTGATGCCGTTCACGAAGGCATTGGGATCGTAGCTGGGGGAACTCGCTAAGGTTAAAAGTTCGCCGTTGGTTGGATCCATGGTGACCACACTGCCGCTTTTGCCTGCTAGTTGGGTATAGGCGGTTTTTTGCTTGGTGGCGTCAATCGTCAGTTTCAGGTTCTTACCGGCAACTGCCTTGGTGTCTAGCAGGGGGTGGCTGTTGCTGCCGTTGCGAATTGCGATCGTGCCGCCATCCGTACCGCGCAAGTAATGGTCATAAATTTGTTCCAAACCGGCTTTACCGATTTTGCTGTTGGCGGTCAGTGACGGATGCTTTTTAAGGTCATCGGCGGTTGCCGTCCCAACGTATCCCACGAGTTGAGCAGCGGCCTCGCCTAGCGGATAAGTACGTGAGCCGATTGTTTGGTAAGCTGCCCCGGTTAATGCAGGGGAATCGGTGACGATTTTGACCGGTACAAACGTATCATCAGTGACCCAGGACTGCTTGAGGAGCGTTTCAAGACTTGAGGTTTTCACATCCCAGGCAGTCGCAATTTTTGCTAGATTAGCGGTCCGTTCATCGCCGGAGCCCAGCTTGCCAGGAACCAGGCCGGCTTGGGTGACATTGCCGTTGGTGGCGAGTGCCTGGCCATTACGATCGAGAATTTTCCCGCGCGTGGCAGCTGTCAAACTAATCTGAACCGTGTCCTTGCCATCCATTTGTGGAAACAGCAGGCTTGGCGTCCAGCGAATGCGCCAGTTGTCGCCGACTTTAACGATCGGCGCGGTGTAATGCTGTGCCGGGAGCTTGCCGATTTTGGTGTTCATGTTGGCGGTAAAAGTGAGTTGATAGGTACCGTCTTTAGAATTGGTTGTTTTCAGATCCGTGATTTTAATGTTGCTAGCGCCGATCCGGTCGAAAACGGCCTGATTGCGCTCAGCCAGAGTTTTGGCGGTATACTGCCAGCCCGGACCTTTGAGGTGGCTAGTGTCGACTTGTTTAACGGCTTTTTCATATTGACGGTTGGCAAAAGCTTTCGTGTAGGCTTGAGCCGTGGCCTTAACCTGGTCGCCTTCAGCCTTGCCTTGGTACCAGCGAAAGGCACCGAAGCCACCCACAATGACGACAATTGCTGCGACCACACTAATCAAGATGGTGCGCGTCGATTTCTTCATGTCTGTTCCCCATTTCTAGTTTTTACGCTTCTCCATGTATAACGCCATTCTACGCTTCTGGGGGAAGGGAAGAAACCGGGGGAATTTTGCAATGATTACAGCCTTTGTAGAATTGCTTTAGACGTACTCAACGCTAATCAACCACATCATTCCAGCAACAACGAATACTTCACAAGATAATTCTCGACGGGCACGAGGAAGCTGAAGCGCATTTTTTGGTTGCGATGCTCATAACTTGTCCGAGTTGCTGAGAATTGTAGGGTTAATGGTTGGCGCACGGCTGAAGGATGCATCGCTGGTTTAACCCTGACTTTGTTGTTATCGAAAATGGTATCGGTTTGGCTGCTCATGCTATAAGGAATGTTCAACCACATGTTTTCGATGTAATTAGGGTTGTCCTTTTTATGACCATAATTTGCCGGTCCTGTTTGTTTAATCGCGAGGGTCACAGGAACGATAACCTGATCTTTCTTTTTCAAAACCTGAACCTTACTGACCCTAAAGTCGACATTTTCAGCATGAACAAGTTGGCCTCTTTTAATCAGCACCTCTTTGATGACGCCTCGTTGCTGCGGGTTGGCATTGACCTGTTGATAGCGCAGAAAGCCAATAATACCGAGGAAAACAACCAGACATCCGCTAATCATCCAGAACTTGGGATTAACTTTCATGCTGGATCGTCCCTTCCTTGACAGATAACTTATGAGTCGCAACCTGTTCGACAAATTCGTGATTGTGCGAGGCGATGACAAAAGTTGACCCGTTGGCGTTGAAGCGTTGAATCAGGTCAATCAATTTGATAATACTGTCATGATCCAAAGCGTTGGTGGGCTCGTCCAGGACAATTAATGGATAGCCGCCTAAGAACGCTTCGGCAATCCCCAGCTTTTGCTTCATGCCCAACGAAAATTTGCGGACTTTTTGGGTTGGAAACCTTGTGAGCTCAAAATAGGTCAGCAGGTCATCGAGTTGTTGCGGTTGGATAGTGGGATCTAGTCGTGCCAACAGTTCTAGATTTTTCATTGCGGTGAAGTCATCAATCAGGCTGGGATTTTCGATCAAAATGCCAGCCTTAATCGGATAGGCTTCTTGAGGGCTGACCGTCTTTCCGGCAACCACGACTTGACCTGTTACTGTGATAAGACCGAGTAATGCTTTTAAAATTAATGTTTTTCCGGAGCCATTAATGCCTTCAAGTGTCGTAATGCTGCCACGCTCAATGCTTGCTTCAACGTGATGCAAGAGCTGGCGGCGTTTAATCGTTTTGGCCACTTGATGTAATTCAATTAAACCCATAAGTTTCTCCTTTAATTTAAACTGGCGTGACGCTCAACGGCTAAGTAACCCATCGTTGCTAAACTGCTGACGCCAAGCAGAACAAGAATGGGGTGCCAAGCGTTTGTTGCGTTGATCCGTGTGAGCATGAGGTAACCAAGCGGATTCATGCGAATAGCCGTATAAGCATTAACGATGAGCAGACAGGCAGGGATGATGAGCGCCAATGACGGACTAAAATGATTACCGATCGCTTGGAGTAATAATAGTAAGAAGACGCCTAGCCAAGTGGTGACAAAAAGACCGCCGACTGCTGCCAATCCCTGCCAATTACCGAAATGAAGATTAAAAGCGGCGGCGATGGCCATGATACCGATAGCGCCGACTTCATAAATGGTGGTGATCAAGGCAATAAGCATGAGATTCACTTCAGCAAATTTCCGCGGCGGGATTTGAAGTCCTCTAAGATGAATCGTGCGGGTGTGCCAAAGTTGTTGGAGGCCGTTGAGCAGTATTAACAAAGGCACGAAAAAATAAGCAAACCATAATACAGGTAACACGACCCGATGCGTTTCAGCAGCTCTAAAACTCACCCCATCAAAAAACAGTGAGAAAATGGTCGCATGCGGATTCCCGGCAGTTTGCATGCTTAGAAGAATAACCACAGCATTCATTAAGATGAACCAAAAAAGAAAGCGCGTGCGAATGAGGTACCAGAAGAAGGGTAATTAGTTGCAAAATAAACGCCAGATCATAAGTCCCTCCTGTTGACGATGGCGGTCAATAAAGCAGTCATGAAACAAACCAGTCCTAGCATGATGATGCCTTTTGCCAGCAGTAATGGGTTTGAATCGCGGGCGGAAAAGTCGAAAAGCAGCGAAGGCAAGTGAGAGATCACGAGGAAAAACGATAGCCCGCAAATGCCAAAGCTAACGAAAAAGGCCATGAGCTTGCTTTTGGTTGCTAGCACAATCGTTGCGGCAATCAATCCGAGCAGAAAGCAGGCCAGCCAAAGATAAACGGCGTGAATCAGTAAGTATAGCCAGATGGTTTCCAGAAGATAAGCAGCGCCATTGACGGTGATCACGGTTATGTTGGTCAGGCTCCAAATGCCGGCCATCAGTAAGGTTGAGATGCTGACGCGGTAAAGGATTTGCAGCGTGATTATTTTTCGCGATTGATATAACAAAACATCTTGTACCCGGGGTTGAATGCAAGGCAGTAGACTGAGCAAATAGGTTGGCATGAGGCCGCTAAAGATGAGGTAGCGGGGGAAGATGAGGACCATGATTTGTTCCGGGGAGGAGGTGAGTTCACCGATTAAGTTAATCCCAGTTAAACTGATGATGGCGGTAATGAGGCCACAGACGAGATAAACTTTTAAAAACGCTGGTGTCAGTAAGTTCTGTTGCCGAATGACATTATGGTACAAGCCGCTTCACCCCTATTCGGGCAAAAACCAGGCAATAAGTGAGCAACGTCAAGGTGGCGAGGCCGGTGACCGGTAAACTGATATTGGTATTCGGGGCCATCTCGTGCAGGAAATCGGCTGGCGAGAAGCTAACTAAGTCCGGCAGCATGAGTAAACTGTTAAGCATCAAAATCGCAATCTGCACAATCAATCCTGTGCTCAACGCCACGAAAACATGCTTAATCCACAATGACGTCACCATGACAAAGACGGCGAAAAGCCCACCCCAAAAGCTCGCAAATAAAATTGAAATCAGTGCGTGTAACAACGGATTGGCGTAATACAGGCTTACAAACAGCGTATTTTGATTCGTCAAAAGGATGTTGCTGTTCAGCAGATTATCCGGACGAATATTTGGCAGCATCATGAAGTAAAACAACAAGTTAAGCGCCAAAACAAGTGCCACAAGTATAAAACCGGTCAAAAAGGCTAATCCAACATAGGATCGGATAACTTTTTGAACGGGAAAACACAATTTAACTTTTGCCAACAAACCGGAGTCGGCGTCTTCTTTTAGCAATGACGCTGCAGGGATGCTGGCAATGAGCGGCAATAAAATGAAAAAGATGATCGGCGAAAAGTTGAATGGGTCAATTGACAGCCAGCGCGTGTACGGCGAGTCCATTGGCGGAATCGGGCCTAAGACTTGGATCATTTGTAGAGCGCTAATGGCAAAAGCGACTGACATGGCAAGTAACAGTCGTTTTCTTGGTAAGCGTAGCCATAGAAATGACAATAGGGAAACACCTCGCTTTAAATGAAATAGCACCTAGCAGAAGGTGGAGTGGGCTTCGGCTGGGTGCGGTGAAGAATTTGGCGTGGTTCTGGAAACATCGAAACTAAAGATGATCAGGGATTAGAAAAATTTTTGATGCAGGCTATGATTTGGAGCATACTATTGCTTAAAGTTGTGGTCAATTAAATTTTATGGTTACCATTAGCTGCAAACTGAAAACGTGGGCTGGGAGTGCTAAGATATTAAGAATGAAATAGACTGGATTTTAATATTGAAATATATTTAATTCATTGATAAGGGAAGTAGATACAGTCGTGTTGAGAGCTTATAATCCCTTGGTTGTCAGTCGATTTTTTGATGGGATCACAGATAGTCGTTAGTCATTATGCATGTTCGGATGCAAGGTTAACGTGGCTTCAAAACGCAATAGCCTTTCACAGTTGAAAGTTTTTTAGCAGCGAAATTATGGCGAAACATTTTTTTAGTTTTAGCAGGTGGTCGGGGTGAGTGAACCGAGGATGATGAGAAGTCGGAGTAAGACGCTAAAAGAAATGAGCGTAAGGAAAATCTTAAAATAATTGCTTGCGCACGCAAATAAATGCGACTATACTATCAGCTGGAGGTGAGTATGTGTTCAAACGCTGGCTGATACTCATGACGCTCGGGCTGTTTTTCTTTATGGTGATCATTGATGGCACCATTGTTGTCGTGGCGGTTCCGACGATTGCGCAGGCATTGGCGGTGCAGCCTAGTCGGGTGAATCTTCTGTTGACGGTGTATTTGACCACGATCAGCGTGTGTCTGTTGTTTTTTGGACAGTTAGCCGATCAAGTTGGCCGAACGCGGCTTTTTATTCACGGGACGTATTGGTTTTTGCTTGGCTCGGCGGTGGCCGGATTAGGGGTGAATCTCCAGTTGGTTTTGGCGGCCCGCATCGTTCAGGCGGTGGGTGCGAGTATGACCATGGCAACGAGTTATGCAATTGTCGCCGATGTCTTTCCGCCGGCGTTGCTGGGACGGGCGCTGGGAGTCGAGTCGATTTTTATTTCGTTAGGCGCGCTGGCTGGCCCGGGGATTGGCGGCTTGATTTTAAGCCATCTTCCGTGGGGCTTTATTTTCTTGGGTCAATTTACCGATTGGCTTGGTGTGTGTGGTGATTGAATGGCTGGTATTTCCGCGCGCATCACGGTCACAGGCAAAAGTACAACTGGATATTCGCGGATTCCTGATACTTCTACTGCTGGGGGGATTGTTGGTGATACTGCAGATCAATCGCGAGCCGCTTGTGGCAGGCGTTTTGCTGGCGTTGATGGTTGTCGGCGGCTTGGGATTTTGGCAAGTTGAGCGCCATGCAGCCCACGCATTATTGGATGTGCAGCTGTTTCGGCAGTCTAGCTTCAGTCGTAATTTAGGGGCGTCATTGCTGAATTACGTCGGGGCGTATTTTTTCACGTTACTGGCGCCGATTTACTTGCAAGTGCTGCTCGGCTTGCCGGTTGCGCTGGCGGGGATGCTGTTGATGTTACCGCCGCTGGTTTCGCTCGTTGCCAATCCGCTGGCAGGTATTTTAAGCGATCGCGTTGACCAAGGGCGGTCAATGCGAGTGGGCCTGGGATTGCTGGTGCTCAGTAATTTGACGTTTGCCTTGGTACCCAGCGGACAACGGCTGTGGCCATTTGTACTGGTCGCCATGACCTTCGCTGTCGGAACCGCGTTATTTACCAATCCCAACAGCGTCATGCTGATTCAAAGCGTTGATGCCAAAATGCGCGGGCAGGTGGGTGCGGCGACTTCACTGGCACGGCAGTTAGGGATGAGCATCGGCAGCGCCTTTTCGAGCTTGGTGTTTTATCAAGTTTTGGCAATGATGACGCCCGCCCGTAACCTTGCCAAAACCGCACCAGCAGCGCTATTGACCGCACAGCGAGTGAGTTTCCTTGTTGCCGCAAGCCTCTTTTTACTTGCCGCGATCATGTTAAGAAAGAAGGATGGAAAATGGACTCAGAACCAGATGAACTGATTTCGCGGGTGAACATTCTGGCCCGCCAGATTCAACACGACTTGGATTTGCGGCTGGCTCCAACCGGACTCAATGCCAGCAACTATTACTTTATTTTGAAGTTAGGCAGCGTTGAGGACATGCGGCAGGATACCCTTTTCAAAAAGATTCATCTTAACGCCAGCAACGTGACCAGACGCTTGGCACAACTGATCGCGCTAGGTTTGGTCACCAAGGAAAAGGCGATGGATGACAAGCGTGCCTGGGTGATCAGTTTAACGGCGGAGGGGCGAGCGTTGGTTCCGCGCGTCAGCCAAATTGTCGCCGAGTATGAAGCAGAACTAACCGCGAAACTGGCGGCTGCGGACAAGGTTAAGTTTGAACAAATACTTGATGTGCTCAATAAAACGAAAGAGGATGCGAATCGATGAAAAACGTGATGGCGATTTTAGGGATTCCGGCAGATTATCACGTGGTCCAGACAACTTCGCGAACCAGAAACGGTGAACCGGTGACAGTCGAGCGCTTGCAGACCTCCGCTGATATCACGCCAAATAACGCGCACATAACGCTGGTCCGGAATGAAGCGGGAACCGTGATCAGTTTCAACGACAGTACTTTTAAAGCTGGCGGAAAACTGCCTGCTGCTGAACGTGCGCGTCACCAAGCAAGCCAACTGTTCCAGCAGCTGGATTCGACATACGCCGCCAACCTGACCTACATGCGCACTGAACGCCAAGAGCGCCACTACTTCGATCATGGCGAACGTATCAGCACGCCGGTTTACTGGATCAAGTTTGCTCACCGCAACGGTTCGTACAACTGGGTGACGATCGGGCCGGATAATCGTGTTATTGAGGTAGAGCGCGAGTCGTACTGGGATTACTTCAGGAACCGCCGCGCCACGGAGATGTGGAATTATGATGATTGGGTGCTGGCGTATGAAGGTAAAGGCCCACAGATGGCAGCGCCGAATGCATTGGCGTGAGTGTTGTGGAAAAGGGCAGCCTGCTGGTGAGAGAGTGAAATACCCTTGATGAAGTGAGAAAAGCAGAAAAGCAGCCTTTTGGTGAAGGAAAACACTTTTGAAGTGGTGAGGAAAAGCAGAAAGGCAGCCTTTTGGTAAGATAACGTCTTGATGCGAAGTCAGAGACAGAAAGAGGCGATCCAGTGGCAAAACCGGATTTTGAAACTTTAGTCGCGCGGCTTGGTGACTTACGGGAAGCGGCGCGCCGGTTGGCAGACGAGGATTATATCAGCGCGCGGTATAAGGGTTATAGTTCAGAAGGGCTCACGCTGGAGGAAGTGCTGGCGAAGTTGGAGACAACGGAGCATGAGATTGCTAAGTTAGAGCGGGCGTTGGAGCAGTTGGCGGATGAGGAGTGAGCTTGTGAAGCGCAAGCGAAAATGATGCCTATGATAGCAAAAATTGAGCAGCTTGATTCCGTTCCTTCTTTCAATACCTTGAATCGTTATGCAGCAGGGCTAGGGCTTAAGTTGAAGATTTCTATAACTGCTTAAAAAATACAAACAGCGATGCGATTGACCCGTGTGGATAAGGAGGGTCAATTGCATCGCTGTTTTTATGATGTGGCAGGTTATTAATGAAATGTGTATTGGACTGTCGGGCAATGATGCTAATCTTTGTCTCAATAAAGATCCTGGCGAAAAGACCTGCAGACTTTTTAAATTTGCGCTGATATTTTCCAAATCAAGGAGATATCAGCGCTTTTTACTAGCAACTGAACTGCTTCGGATTATAAAACGGGGAAGAGGGGCAATGACCCATTCATTGCCGTTATGAGCGTTTCATCATGCGCAATACTGATCAAGGTGCAATTCGTTTCCCAAGTGAAGGAAAAAGGTTCTACTTTTCGGAATGTAAGCGCTTGCTTAGTATAGAAAATGTAAGGAGGCAAAGCAATGCGAGAAAGATTGACGAATCTTCTACGGACATTGTTGGACAGTTCGGAAATACCTCTGAATGAGTTGGCAGTACAGTTTGATGTCACGATTAAAACCATTCGTAATGAGATTCAGGTGCTAAATGATTTACTTGCTGAAAAACAGCTGCCCTTATTCACGATCAAAAGAGGTGTCGCCTACAATCATATTTCAAAAGCCCAACACCAATCGTTAGCTGACCTGCTTGACTTCAACAGTGTCAGTCAAGGTGCATTAACCCCTGAACAACGAAACGTCTACTTGTTACTCGATTTACTGCAAGCGACGAAACCACTGTATTTGGTGGACGAACAAGCTGCCATGCAGGTTAGCAAAAGTACGATGGATGCTGATTTGCGGCGGTTACGCGCTGACTTAGCTAAGTACAATTTGGCGTTAACAACACATCCCAAATTAGGCGCACAGCTTGAAGGTAACGAGCGCTCCATTCGCACGATGTTTGGAGATGTCTTAACCCGGCAACATGCTTTGGCCACCTTGGTTTCGCAACAACTGATCGCAAGTGGTATGTACATCAACAAAATGAAAGAAGTCTTTACGGAGAAGGATGTTGCCTATATCCACGCTTTATTACTGAAATGCTTTCCTAATGGCGCTTTGGCCGCAAACGATATGTACAGCCAGCAAGTAACAGTTTTGCTCATCATCTGGCTGCATCGCGTTTCAAATGGCCATTACCTCAAGGACGATGAGGGTGAAGTTGATTTAAATAAAGCAACCACCAAATTTCTTAACGCTTTAATTCAGCACTATGATTTGAAGCTTGATGTTGCAAGTGAATTTGCCTATGTCAGCTTCTTGATCAGCAGTTTTAACCGGCGTGGTGCCATTGATCTTGACGATTGGGTCAAAGCCCAGATTTTCAGCGTGGCGTTGATTGATCATATGGAAACAGAAATCGGTTTTCCATTTTCCAAAAATGAAAAACTGTTCGAAGAGCTATATAACCACATGACCGCGCTGTTCAAGCGGGTGTCTAGGCATGTGAAGGCTGTCAATCCATTGAAACGCACCATTCAACAAGGCTATGCACCAATTTATCACGCGGTTGATCGTTTCTTTGAAAACACCCGCTACCACTTGCCGATGTCTGATGATGAAAAGGCATTTCTGGCCATGTACTTTTCCGCTACTCAAGCTGAAGAGCGGCAACGTCAAGACTACAAGTATCAAGCCGCCGTTGTTTGTAACTTTGGGACCGCCACCGGCAGAGTACTTGCTGCCAAGTTAGAGGAGCGTTTTAACATCGATGTTTTGGCGGTTCTGAGCACATCGGAAATCAGCGTTTTACGCAAGCTGCCCGTGACCGTTGTTTTTAAAACCGTGGACATGCCGATTGAAAAGATTCCGAGCCTTAAAGTGAGCCCGATTCCTTCAGAGGCTGACTTAAAGCACGTTGCGGATTTTCTTAACCAACATGCAACATTGACCAAGTATGAAGGCCGGACTTTTGATCCCACACGATTGTTCCAGTCCATTCTGGATGTCTTAAAGCAGCATCAAGTCACTGTCAATAAAGGACTGCTTGCGGCATTGCAAGCAGCCTTCAGCGAAAACCATGTCGAAATTAACGAAAGGGAGGTTCAGCCGATGTTGAAAGATTTAGTCAATGATCAGCAGATTCAGCTTCAACAGACAGCTGACGATTGGGAAGATGCCATCCGTGTTTCTGCCAAACCATTGCTGGATGAAGGCGATATTACCGAGCATTACGTTCAGGCAATGATCGATTCGGTTAAACAGTTCGGTCCGTACATTGTCATCGGACCATCCATTGCATTAGCACACGCACGGCCTGAAGAC harbors:
- a CDS encoding BglG family transcription antiterminator, whose product is MRERLTNLLRTLLDSSEIPLNELAVQFDVTIKTIRNEIQVLNDLLAEKQLPLFTIKRGVAYNHISKAQHQSLADLLDFNSVSQGALTPEQRNVYLLLDLLQATKPLYLVDEQAAMQVSKSTMDADLRRLRADLAKYNLALTTHPKLGAQLEGNERSIRTMFGDVLTRQHALATLVSQQLIASGMYINKMKEVFTEKDVAYIHALLLKCFPNGALAANDMYSQQVTVLLIIWLHRVSNGHYLKDDEGEVDLNKATTKFLNALIQHYDLKLDVASEFAYVSFLISSFNRRGAIDLDDWVKAQIFSVALIDHMETEIGFPFSKNEKLFEELYNHMTALFKRVSRHVKAVNPLKRTIQQGYAPIYHAVDRFFENTRYHLPMSDDEKAFLAMYFSATQAEERQRQDYKYQAAVVCNFGTATGRVLAAKLEERFNIDVLAVLSTSEISVLRKLPVTVVFKTVDMPIEKIPSLKVSPIPSEADLKHVADFLNQHATLTKYEGRTFDPTRLFQSILDVLKQHQVTVNKGLLAALQAAFSENHVEINEREVQPMLKDLVNDQQIQLQQTADDWEDAIRVSAKPLLDEGDITEHYVQAMIDSVKQFGPYIVIGPSIALAHARPEDGTKKLAVTITTLATPINFGNPDNDPVKIIFCLAAIDNYSHLNVMKAIVQLINDQQKVDQLAKQTDLQTFKQILFNEKTSKETI
- a CDS encoding rhodopsin; this encodes MRTRFLFWFILMNAVVILLSMQTAGNPHATIFSLFFDGVSFRAAETHRVVLPVLWFAYFFVPLLILLNGLQQLWHTRTIHLRGLQIPPRKFAEVNLMLIALITTIYEVGAIGIMAIAAAFNLHFGNWQGLAAVGGLFVTTWLGVFLLLLLQAIGNHFSPSLALIIPACLLIVNAYTAIRMNPLGYLMLTRINATNAWHPILVLLGVSSLATMGYLAVERHASLN
- a CDS encoding penicillin-binding protein PBP4(5); protein product: MKKSTRTILISVVAAIVVIVGGFGAFRWYQGKAEGDQVKATAQAYTKAFANRQYEKAVKQVDTSHLKGPGWQYTAKTLAERNQAVFDRIGASNIKITDLKTTNSKDGTYQLTFTANMNTKIGKLPAQHYTAPIVKVGDNWRIRWTPSLLFPQMDGKDTVQISLTAATRGKILDRNGQALATNGNVTQAGLVPGKLGSGDERTANLAKIATAWDVKTSSLETLLKQSWVTDDTFVPVKIVTDSPALTGAAYQTIGSRTYPLGEAAAQLVGYVGTATADDLKKHPSLTANSKIGKAGLEQIYDHYLRGTDGGTIAIRNGSNSHPLLDTKAVAGKNLKLTIDATKQKTAYTQLAGKSGSVVTMDPTNGELLTLASSPSYDPNAFVNGISQTNYDKYANNTELPFLSRFTQRYAPGSTFKMLTAAIALQNKTITPDTTKSISGLKWQKDSSWGDYKVTRTVDAGPENMTQALVNSDNIWFAQVALKMGASAYLKGLEPLFKTQANLPLTMKKAQISNNGKLASETLLADTAYGQGQLLLSPIEQAAMYSAIANDGTMQQPTLIQAAKGKRTSVLQSNAAKTVKTALTHVVSDQAGTAHDLAIDGHTIAAKTGTAELKQKQDTDGKENGFLVAMDADKNTYLTVALIEGTGSGDVVTAMKPFVASLY
- a CDS encoding MarR family winged helix-turn-helix transcriptional regulator — encoded protein: MDSEPDELISRVNILARQIQHDLDLRLAPTGLNASNYYFILKLGSVEDMRQDTLFKKIHLNASNVTRRLAQLIALGLVTKEKAMDDKRAWVISLTAEGRALVPRVSQIVAEYEAELTAKLAAADKVKFEQILDVLNKTKEDANR
- a CDS encoding ATP-binding cassette domain-containing protein, translated to MGLIELHQVAKTIKRRQLLHHVEASIERGSITTLEGINGSGKTLILKALLGLITVTGQVVVAGKTVSPQEAYPIKAGILIENPSLIDDFTAMKNLELLARLDPTIQPQQLDDLLTYFELTRFPTQKVRKFSLGMKQKLGIAEAFLGGYPLIVLDEPTNALDHDSIIKLIDLIQRFNANGSTFVIASHNHEFVEQVATHKLSVKEGTIQHES